One Robbsia sp. KACC 23696 DNA segment encodes these proteins:
- a CDS encoding aminopeptidase P family protein: MSSEGRGRSDGVRVADRASAGPVASGAIEAAADRVATIQGRIAALRATMAAAGLAAYIVPSSDPHLSEYPPARWLGRAWLSGFTGSAGTLVVTATHAAVWADSRYWVQAESQLAGTGIVLAKLQGGQAAPHIAWLAENLAPGDQVGIDAHVVALGAAQAMVTQLGEKGLTLRTDRDLLETIWLVRPRLPETPIYEHEAPFAPRSRADKLAAVREAMAAHDAQWHWVSTLDDLAWLLNLRGADVSYNPVFLGHALVGRGTPDAGHGSTGSSGVTLFVDPSKVNAALAAALQADGVTLAPYAEAESTLRGLPSGVRLMIDPRRATLGMAQAARDAGVVLVEAANPSTLAKACKQPAEVAHIRETMAHDGAALCTFFAWLERALAAREAGDTAQDPIDELTIDTVLRAAREQQPGYVCESFATIAGFNANGAMPHYRATPEAFSVIEGDGLLLIDSGGQYLGGTTDITRVVPVGTPSAAQKRDYTTVLKGMISLSRARFPYGIRGPMLDAIARAPMWAEGIDFGHGTGHGVGYFLNVHEGPQVISHYANADAATAMLPGMITSIEPGVYRAGQWGVRIENLVINQPAPATDEGETFGRFLAFETLTLCPIDTRCIQAERLTPEERAWLDAYHRTVRERVAPLVEGDALAWLEQRTQPL, encoded by the coding sequence ATGAGCAGTGAAGGGCGAGGCAGGAGCGATGGCGTGCGTGTTGCGGACAGGGCATCGGCAGGACCGGTGGCATCGGGCGCGATCGAGGCCGCGGCCGATCGTGTCGCAACGATTCAGGGGCGGATCGCCGCCTTGCGCGCGACGATGGCGGCAGCCGGGCTAGCAGCGTATATCGTGCCCTCATCGGACCCGCATCTGTCTGAATATCCGCCTGCCCGCTGGCTCGGTCGCGCCTGGCTTTCTGGTTTTACCGGTTCGGCCGGTACGCTCGTGGTGACGGCGACGCATGCGGCGGTCTGGGCAGACTCGCGCTACTGGGTACAGGCCGAGTCGCAATTAGCCGGCACCGGCATCGTTCTGGCGAAGCTGCAGGGCGGGCAGGCGGCGCCCCATATCGCCTGGCTTGCGGAAAATCTGGCACCGGGCGACCAGGTCGGCATCGACGCGCACGTCGTGGCGCTGGGTGCCGCGCAGGCCATGGTCACGCAGCTTGGCGAGAAAGGCCTGACCTTGCGTACCGATCGCGATCTGCTGGAGACGATCTGGCTGGTCCGTCCGCGGTTACCCGAGACACCGATCTACGAACACGAAGCGCCCTTCGCGCCGCGTTCTCGCGCGGACAAGCTCGCGGCGGTACGGGAGGCGATGGCGGCCCACGATGCGCAATGGCATTGGGTGTCGACGCTCGACGACTTGGCCTGGCTGTTGAATCTGCGAGGTGCCGACGTCAGTTACAACCCGGTTTTCCTCGGTCATGCGCTTGTCGGTCGCGGCACGCCGGACGCGGGGCACGGTTCCACCGGTTCGTCCGGCGTCACCTTGTTCGTCGATCCGAGCAAGGTCAATGCCGCGCTGGCGGCGGCGTTGCAAGCGGACGGCGTCACGCTCGCGCCGTATGCCGAGGCCGAGTCGACGCTGCGCGGCCTGCCGTCGGGCGTGCGTTTGATGATCGATCCGCGACGCGCCACGCTCGGCATGGCGCAGGCGGCACGCGATGCGGGGGTGGTGTTGGTCGAGGCGGCGAATCCGTCCACGCTCGCGAAAGCCTGCAAGCAGCCGGCCGAGGTCGCGCATATCCGCGAAACGATGGCCCACGACGGTGCGGCGCTGTGCACGTTCTTTGCCTGGCTCGAGCGCGCGCTGGCTGCACGGGAGGCTGGCGACACGGCGCAGGATCCGATCGACGAATTGACCATCGATACCGTATTGCGCGCGGCACGCGAGCAGCAGCCGGGTTATGTCTGCGAGAGTTTTGCGACGATTGCCGGATTCAACGCAAACGGGGCCATGCCGCATTACCGGGCGACGCCGGAGGCGTTCTCGGTGATCGAAGGCGATGGCCTGCTGTTGATCGATTCCGGTGGCCAGTATCTGGGCGGCACGACCGACATCACGCGTGTGGTGCCGGTCGGCACGCCTTCGGCGGCACAGAAGCGCGATTACACGACGGTGCTGAAGGGCATGATTTCACTGTCACGTGCCCGGTTCCCGTATGGCATACGCGGCCCGATGCTCGACGCGATCGCCCGTGCGCCGATGTGGGCGGAGGGCATCGACTTCGGTCATGGCACCGGGCACGGCGTCGGGTATTTTCTGAACGTGCATGAAGGGCCGCAAGTGATTTCGCACTATGCGAATGCCGATGCCGCCACGGCGATGCTGCCGGGCATGATCACGTCGATCGAACCGGGCGTCTATCGTGCAGGGCAGTGGGGCGTGCGTATCGAGAATCTGGTGATCAACCAGCCGGCTCCCGCGACGGACGAGGGCGAGACCTTCGGCCGCTTCCTCGCCTTCGAAACGCTGACCTTGTGTCCGATCGATACGCGCTGCATCCAGGCCGAACGTTTGACGCCGGAAGAACGCGCGTGGCTCGATGCGTATCATCGGACCGTACGCGAGCGCGTGGCACCGCTGGTCGAGGGCGATGCACTGGCTTGGCTGGAACAGCGCACGCAGCCGCTTTAA
- a CDS encoding MFS transporter — MSATHTPSPTPPDSAAQAGRHTGAHPGADEGTLIETDLPARLDRLPWRRFHTLLVFSLGITWLLDGLEVTLAGAVAGALKSPGSLHFDNADIGIASSAYLAGAVLGALGFGWLTDRLGRRKLFFITLLLYVAATLATACSWNLTSFIVFRFLTGAGIGGEYTAVNSTIQELTPARVRGWTDLVINGSFWLGAGLGAAGSIVLLDPAWLAVDVGWRVCFGIGGLLGLIIVFFRRHLPESPRWLLTHNREAEAREIVEAIEKDVVGGTPHDDTPLPKIKLRRRGHTSLREVAHALFVQHRQRAWVGLMLMSAQAFFYNAIFFTYALVLTDFYGVPAAHVGWFILPFALGNFAGPVLLGRLFDVIGRRPMIAFTYAMSGILLTVSGYLFSIGVLDARTQTIAWSVIFFFASSAASAAYLTVSETFPLEIRALAIAFFYAVGTGMGGIAGPALFGWLIDTHNRLNVFGGYVFGAVWMIAAAAVHLRWGIAAEGKSLESIAKPLSAQED, encoded by the coding sequence ATGTCCGCGACTCACACGCCCTCTCCGACGCCGCCCGACAGCGCCGCCCAGGCCGGCCGGCACACGGGAGCGCATCCCGGCGCCGACGAGGGCACACTGATCGAAACCGATCTGCCGGCCCGCTTGGACCGGCTTCCCTGGCGGCGCTTCCATACCCTGCTCGTGTTTTCGCTCGGCATTACCTGGCTACTGGACGGCTTGGAGGTAACCTTGGCTGGTGCCGTCGCCGGTGCCTTGAAATCGCCTGGGTCGCTTCATTTCGACAATGCGGACATCGGCATCGCCAGCAGCGCCTATCTGGCCGGCGCCGTGCTTGGTGCGCTGGGCTTCGGCTGGCTGACAGACCGGCTGGGGCGACGCAAGCTGTTCTTCATCACGCTATTGCTCTACGTGGCGGCCACGCTGGCGACCGCGTGCTCGTGGAACCTGACCAGTTTCATCGTCTTCCGCTTTCTGACCGGCGCCGGGATCGGCGGCGAATACACTGCGGTCAATTCGACGATCCAGGAGTTGACGCCGGCGCGTGTGCGCGGCTGGACCGACCTCGTGATAAACGGCAGTTTCTGGCTTGGCGCGGGCCTGGGCGCCGCCGGATCGATCGTTCTGCTCGACCCGGCCTGGCTCGCCGTCGATGTCGGCTGGCGCGTCTGCTTCGGCATCGGCGGCCTGCTCGGCCTGATCATCGTCTTCTTCCGGCGCCATCTTCCGGAAAGCCCGCGCTGGCTGCTGACGCATAACCGTGAGGCCGAGGCGCGCGAGATCGTCGAGGCGATCGAAAAGGATGTCGTCGGCGGAACGCCGCATGACGACACCCCTCTGCCGAAAATCAAACTGCGACGGCGCGGCCACACCAGTCTGCGCGAAGTGGCCCACGCGCTGTTCGTGCAGCACCGCCAGCGCGCCTGGGTCGGGCTGATGTTGATGTCGGCGCAGGCGTTTTTCTACAACGCCATTTTCTTCACCTACGCGCTGGTCCTGACCGATTTCTACGGCGTCCCGGCCGCCCACGTCGGCTGGTTCATCCTGCCGTTCGCGCTGGGGAATTTCGCCGGCCCCGTGCTGCTAGGACGGCTGTTCGATGTCATCGGTCGACGGCCGATGATCGCGTTCACCTATGCGATGTCCGGCATTCTGCTGACCGTATCCGGCTATCTCTTCTCGATCGGCGTGCTGGATGCGCGTACGCAGACGATTGCCTGGAGCGTCATCTTTTTCTTCGCCTCGTCGGCGGCCAGCGCGGCCTATCTGACCGTCAGTGAGACCTTTCCGCTGGAGATCCGTGCGCTTGCCATCGCCTTTTTCTACGCCGTGGGGACCGGCATGGGCGGGATCGCCGGCCCGGCCTTGTTCGGCTGGTTGATCGATACGCACAACCGTCTCAATGTCTTCGGCGGCTATGTGTTCGGTGCCGTATGGATGATCGCGGCGGCGGCCGTGCATCTGCGCTGGGGTATCGCGGCGGAAGGCAAGTCCCTCGAAAGCATCGCTAAACCCTTGTCGGCACAGGAAGATTGA
- the grxD gene encoding Grx4 family monothiol glutaredoxin, producing MDTQARIQQLVDEHPVVLFMKGTAQFPMCGFSGRAIQILKACGVDKPFTVNVLDDPEIRQGIKEFSSWPTIPQLYVKGEFIGGSDIMTEMYQSGELQGVFTAA from the coding sequence ATGGACACGCAAGCTCGCATCCAACAATTGGTCGATGAGCACCCGGTGGTGCTTTTCATGAAAGGGACCGCACAGTTCCCGATGTGCGGCTTCTCCGGTCGCGCCATTCAGATTCTGAAGGCCTGCGGCGTCGACAAGCCGTTCACCGTGAACGTGCTGGACGATCCGGAGATCCGTCAGGGCATCAAGGAATTCTCGAGCTGGCCGACCATCCCGCAACTGTACGTCAAGGGTGAGTTCATCGGCGGCTCGGACATCATGACCGAGATGTACCAATCCGGTGAACTGCAAGGCGTTTTCACCGCGGCCTGA
- the prfA gene encoding peptide chain release factor 1, translating to MKASMQDKLDQLVSRLDELTFMLGSEDIASDMTQYRRLSREHAELTPVVAQYGLWRGAASDERDAQEMLSDPSMKAFAEEEVHQARERMALLERELQTMLLPKDPNDDRNIFLEIRAGTGGDESALFAGDLLRMYLRYAERQRWQVETMSENASDLGGYREVIVRLVGQGAYSKLKFESGGHRVQRVPATESQGRIHTSACTVAIMPEADEVAEVTLNPADLRIDTFRASGAGGQHINKTDSAVRITHLPTGIVVECQDDRSQHKNKDRALKVLAARIKDKQDQAAHAAEAATRKSLIGSGDRSERIRTYNFPQGRMTDHRINLTLYRLDAIMDGDLDETIGALSSEYQADQLAALGEADA from the coding sequence ATGAAAGCAAGCATGCAAGACAAGCTCGACCAGTTGGTCAGCCGCCTCGACGAGTTGACGTTCATGCTCGGCAGCGAGGACATTGCCTCCGATATGACGCAATACCGCCGACTGAGTCGTGAACACGCCGAGCTGACACCGGTGGTCGCACAATACGGCCTATGGCGCGGCGCCGCCAGCGACGAACGTGACGCGCAGGAAATGCTGTCCGACCCGTCGATGAAGGCCTTCGCGGAAGAAGAGGTGCATCAGGCAAGAGAACGGATGGCATTGCTCGAACGCGAACTGCAGACGATGCTGCTGCCGAAGGATCCGAACGACGATCGCAACATCTTCCTCGAAATCCGCGCGGGCACCGGCGGCGATGAGAGCGCCCTGTTTGCCGGCGATCTGCTGCGCATGTATCTCCGCTATGCCGAGCGGCAACGCTGGCAGGTGGAAACCATGTCCGAAAACGCATCCGACCTTGGCGGCTATCGTGAAGTCATCGTTCGCCTCGTGGGACAGGGCGCGTATTCGAAGCTGAAGTTCGAATCGGGTGGCCATCGCGTGCAGCGCGTCCCGGCCACGGAATCCCAGGGACGCATCCATACTTCCGCCTGCACGGTCGCGATCATGCCGGAAGCGGACGAAGTAGCGGAAGTGACGCTGAATCCGGCGGACCTGCGCATCGATACGTTCCGCGCGTCGGGCGCCGGCGGTCAGCACATCAACAAGACCGACTCCGCCGTTCGTATCACGCACTTGCCCACCGGCATCGTCGTCGAATGCCAGGACGATCGCTCGCAGCACAAGAACAAGGATCGCGCGCTGAAGGTGCTTGCCGCGCGGATCAAGGATAAGCAGGATCAGGCCGCGCATGCGGCGGAAGCCGCTACCCGGAAGAGTCTGATCGGTTCCGGCGATCGTTCCGAGCGCATCCGGACCTACAATTTTCCGCAGGGTCGGATGACCGACCACCGTATCAACCTGACGTTGTATCGGCTCGACGCGATCATGGACGGCGACCTCGACGAAACGATCGGCGCGCTGTCCTCCGAATACCAAGCCGATCAGTTGGCCGCACTCGGCGAGGCGGACGCTTGA
- the hemA gene encoding glutamyl-tRNA reductase — MQLLTIGINHHTAPVALRERVAFPIEQIKPALQTFKSIWLGRSTTGPMALLAPPGNSALPEAAILSTCNRTELYCATNDRAGQDLAVQWLAEYHNVPVDELAPHVYALPQSDAVRHAFRVASGLDSMVLGETQILGQLKDAVRTAAEAGALGTYLNQLFQRTFSVAKEVRGQTEIGAHSVSMAAAAVRLAERIFERIQDQRVLFIGAGEMIELCAAHFAARAPRELVIANRSAERGERLAARFNGRSIALADLPTRLQDFDIVVSCTASTLPLIGLGAVERAIKARRRRPIFMVDLAVPRDIEPEVAQMEDVFLYTVDDLGDVVRQGNAARQAAVAEAEKIIEARVANFMQWIETRTIVPVIRSIHQQADTMRRAELERAQKMLARGDDPMAVLDALSQSLTKKFMHGPTQALNQAIGPDREHLVQLLPDLFRHAPPER; from the coding sequence ATGCAACTGCTCACCATCGGGATCAACCATCATACGGCGCCGGTCGCATTGCGCGAACGTGTGGCGTTCCCGATCGAGCAGATAAAACCGGCCTTGCAGACGTTTAAGTCCATCTGGCTCGGTCGCTCGACCACCGGCCCGATGGCGCTGCTCGCGCCGCCCGGCAATTCGGCGCTGCCCGAAGCGGCGATTCTCTCGACGTGCAATCGCACCGAACTCTATTGCGCGACCAATGACCGAGCGGGACAGGATCTCGCCGTGCAATGGCTGGCCGAATACCATAATGTTCCGGTCGACGAACTCGCGCCGCACGTCTACGCCCTGCCGCAATCGGATGCGGTGCGACATGCCTTCCGTGTTGCCAGCGGTCTCGATTCGATGGTGCTTGGCGAGACGCAGATTCTCGGGCAATTGAAAGATGCAGTGCGCACGGCAGCCGAAGCCGGCGCCTTGGGTACCTATCTGAACCAGTTGTTTCAGCGTACTTTCTCGGTGGCCAAGGAAGTACGGGGCCAGACCGAGATCGGCGCGCATTCGGTGTCGATGGCCGCCGCCGCGGTCCGTTTGGCCGAGCGGATCTTCGAGCGCATTCAAGACCAGCGCGTGCTGTTCATCGGTGCCGGCGAGATGATCGAGCTGTGCGCGGCGCATTTCGCCGCACGGGCGCCGCGCGAACTGGTGATCGCCAACCGCAGCGCCGAACGCGGCGAGCGCCTGGCGGCCCGTTTCAACGGTCGCTCGATCGCGCTGGCCGATCTGCCGACGCGCCTGCAGGACTTCGACATCGTCGTGTCCTGCACCGCCAGTACATTGCCGTTGATCGGTCTGGGCGCGGTGGAGCGGGCGATCAAAGCGCGCCGCCGTCGACCGATCTTCATGGTGGATCTGGCGGTACCGCGTGACATCGAGCCCGAAGTGGCGCAGATGGAAGACGTGTTCCTCTACACCGTCGACGATCTGGGCGACGTGGTCCGACAAGGCAATGCCGCCCGTCAGGCCGCGGTGGCCGAAGCCGAAAAGATTATCGAAGCCCGTGTGGCGAATTTCATGCAGTGGATCGAAACGCGCACGATCGTGCCGGTAATCCGCTCCATCCACCAGCAGGCCGACACGATGCGACGGGCCGAACTCGAACGCGCGCAGAAAATGCTGGCGCGGGGAGACGATCCGATGGCCGTTCTCGACGCCCTCTCGCAATCGTTGACGAAAAAGTTCATGCACGGCCCGACGCAGGCGTTGAATCAAGCCATCGGCCCCGACCGCGAACATCTGGTGCAATTGCTGCCGGACCTGTTCCGTCACGCGCCGCCCGAACGTTAG
- a CDS encoding cold-shock protein, with product MATGTVKWFNDAKGFGFITPDGGGDDLFAHFSEIRSEGFKTLQENQKVSYEAKQGPKGQQASNIQPL from the coding sequence ATGGCAACTGGTACCGTCAAGTGGTTCAACGACGCAAAGGGCTTCGGTTTCATCACGCCGGATGGCGGCGGTGACGATCTGTTCGCTCACTTCTCGGAAATTCGCAGCGAAGGCTTCAAGACGCTGCAAGAGAACCAAAAGGTTAGCTACGAAGCAAAGCAAGGCCCGAAGGGTCAGCAAGCTTCGAACATCCAGCCGCTCTAA
- the prmC gene encoding peptide chain release factor N(5)-glutamine methyltransferase — MSVARALREAGLDALDARVLLCHALNWPRSSLITRADEPLDATQPDALRTFLTLAARRRAGEPVAQLVGKREFYGRDFQVTPDVLIPRPDTELLVEQAIAIVDAFRSQAGSDRGPMRVLDLGTGSGAIAVTLAAERPGIEVVATDRSLAALQVARANADALLDGRTMHAIRFLAGDWFEALSTAQLAPASFDLIVSNPPYIHRDDAHLSEGDLRFEPRGALTDEADGLGPIRILTSQATHWLRHAVGAPHPALLVEHGYDQGAAARALFHDAGWCDMQTTRDLGGQERVTGGRWPNR; from the coding sequence ATGAGCGTGGCCCGTGCGCTGCGCGAAGCCGGGCTCGATGCCCTGGATGCGCGCGTGCTGCTATGCCATGCGTTGAACTGGCCGCGATCGTCGCTGATCACACGCGCCGACGAGCCCTTGGACGCGACGCAACCCGATGCGCTCCGAACCTTCCTGACACTCGCCGCACGCAGACGCGCCGGCGAGCCGGTCGCGCAACTGGTGGGCAAGCGGGAATTCTATGGCCGCGATTTTCAGGTCACGCCCGATGTGCTGATCCCGCGCCCGGACACCGAATTGCTGGTCGAGCAGGCCATCGCCATCGTCGACGCGTTCCGCAGCCAGGCCGGCAGCGATCGCGGCCCGATGCGCGTACTCGATCTGGGCACCGGCAGTGGCGCCATTGCGGTGACGTTGGCGGCGGAACGGCCCGGCATCGAGGTGGTGGCGACCGATCGCAGCCTCGCGGCCCTGCAGGTGGCGCGCGCGAACGCAGACGCGTTGCTCGATGGCCGCACGATGCACGCGATTCGTTTTCTGGCAGGCGATTGGTTCGAGGCGCTCTCTACCGCACAGCTCGCCCCGGCGTCCTTCGATCTGATTGTCAGTAACCCGCCGTATATTCACCGCGATGACGCGCACTTATCGGAAGGTGACTTGCGCTTCGAACCGCGCGGTGCGCTGACCGATGAGGCCGACGGCCTCGGGCCGATCCGGATTCTGACGTCGCAGGCGACCCACTGGCTGCGTCACGCCGTCGGCGCGCCTCACCCAGCCCTCCTGGTCGAGCATGGCTATGATCAAGGTGCGGCTGCCCGTGCCCTGTTCCACGATGCCGGCTGGTGTGACATGCAAACGACACGGGATCTGGGCGGCCAGGAGCGTGTCACCGGCGGCCGCTGGCCGAACCGATAG
- a CDS encoding Hsp70 family protein, translating into MTYCAIDFGTSNSALALARPGTPEVPRLIPLEGSNLTLPTAVFFNTDEHRQVFGRQAIAEYIDGYDGRLMRSLKSILGTHLADASTEIGDGASMPFTEIIGLFLRHLLQAAQREAGGPVTQAVMGRPVFFVDDDPKADAAAQSQLEAAARSVGLRDIVFQYEPIAAAFDYESTLDHEEVVLVVDIGGGTSDFSLVRVGPERVRQAERHDDVLGHYGVHVAGTDIDKRVALASVMRELGYQALDTLGREIPNRVYFDLSTWHLVNALYSPKRMSEFEQMKHLYVDPKHPTRMARVLRDRLGHGLIGVSEKAKIAVSNGGDTLVDMSVVESDLSMAFDEATMARAAAEDAARIVAAARETTRQAGVREHDVAAVYFTGGSTGLRFLADAIATAFPNATAVRGDPLASVAKGLGIYAQRLFGG; encoded by the coding sequence ATGACTTACTGCGCGATCGATTTCGGCACGTCCAATTCCGCGTTGGCCTTGGCCCGGCCCGGTACGCCCGAGGTGCCCCGCCTGATCCCGTTGGAAGGGTCCAACCTGACCCTGCCCACCGCCGTTTTCTTCAATACGGACGAACATCGTCAGGTCTTCGGACGCCAGGCGATTGCCGAATATATCGACGGATACGACGGGCGCCTGATGCGATCGTTGAAAAGTATCCTCGGAACGCATCTCGCCGACGCGTCGACCGAAATCGGTGACGGTGCGTCCATGCCTTTCACCGAAATCATCGGTCTCTTCCTGCGGCACCTGCTGCAAGCGGCGCAGCGCGAGGCCGGTGGGCCCGTGACTCAGGCCGTCATGGGGCGCCCGGTATTCTTCGTCGATGACGATCCGAAGGCCGACGCCGCGGCGCAGTCGCAGTTGGAAGCGGCCGCTCGGTCGGTGGGATTACGCGACATCGTCTTCCAGTACGAGCCGATCGCCGCGGCCTTCGATTATGAATCGACGCTCGATCACGAAGAAGTGGTACTGGTCGTCGATATCGGCGGGGGCACGTCCGACTTCTCGCTGGTCCGCGTGGGGCCCGAACGCGTCCGGCAGGCGGAGCGGCATGACGACGTGCTCGGTCACTACGGCGTTCACGTGGCAGGGACCGATATCGACAAGCGTGTCGCATTGGCCAGCGTGATGCGGGAATTGGGTTACCAGGCGCTCGACACGCTAGGACGTGAGATTCCGAATCGCGTCTACTTCGATCTTTCCACCTGGCATCTGGTCAACGCGCTCTACAGTCCGAAGCGGATGTCGGAATTCGAGCAGATGAAACATCTCTACGTGGATCCGAAGCATCCGACGCGTATGGCGCGGGTGCTGCGCGATCGCCTGGGGCACGGCTTGATCGGGGTGTCGGAGAAAGCGAAGATCGCGGTGTCGAATGGCGGTGACACGCTGGTCGACATGTCGGTGGTCGAGTCGGATCTGAGCATGGCCTTCGACGAGGCGACGATGGCGCGCGCGGCGGCGGAAGATGCGGCACGTATCGTCGCGGCCGCCCGCGAAACCACGCGGCAGGCCGGCGTGCGCGAGCACGATGTGGCCGCCGTGTACTTCACCGGCGGTTCGACCGGCCTGCGCTTCCTGGCCGATGCGATCGCCACCGCGTTTCCGAACGCTACGGCGGTCCGTGGCGACCCGCTGGCCAGCGTGGCCAAGGGCCTGGGCATCTACGCCCAGCGGCTGTTCGGCGGCTAG